In Mycobacterium gallinarum, a single window of DNA contains:
- a CDS encoding cutinase family protein, giving the protein MGAVETIGVVGAVMAAAVLLQGAPPPFAQAAACPDAKVIFARGTTEQPGVGPTGDAFVNSLQSQVAGKSVDVYPVNYPATTDFRTAVDGISDARANILATAATCPDTKMVLGGFSQGAAVMGFVTANVVPDGVSAETVPTPMPLDVADHVAAVALFGKPSARFMRAINDPQIVIGPSYVDKTIDLCVEDDLVCDPDGKSFGIHSRYADVGMATEGATLVAHKLQTLWAADAATEAAATADPAEPESPEQLSAPIADDMPPAHAGVSTPGPIGPLPGPAPAVSVSPDQSHLAP; this is encoded by the coding sequence ATGGGGGCAGTTGAGACTATTGGGGTAGTTGGTGCGGTGATGGCTGCGGCAGTATTGCTGCAGGGTGCTCCGCCACCGTTCGCGCAGGCGGCGGCGTGTCCCGACGCGAAGGTGATATTCGCCCGCGGTACCACGGAGCAGCCCGGCGTCGGCCCGACCGGGGATGCATTCGTCAACTCGTTGCAATCCCAGGTCGCCGGCAAGTCGGTCGACGTGTATCCGGTGAACTACCCGGCCACGACTGACTTTCGAACTGCTGTCGACGGCATCAGCGATGCGCGCGCGAACATTCTCGCCACGGCTGCGACGTGTCCGGACACCAAGATGGTGCTCGGCGGGTTCTCCCAAGGGGCGGCCGTGATGGGTTTTGTCACCGCGAACGTTGTGCCCGACGGGGTTTCGGCTGAGACAGTGCCTACGCCGATGCCGCTCGACGTGGCCGACCACGTCGCCGCGGTCGCGCTGTTCGGAAAGCCCTCGGCGCGATTCATGCGGGCGATCAACGACCCGCAGATCGTTATCGGCCCAAGCTACGTCGACAAGACCATCGACCTGTGCGTCGAGGACGACCTCGTATGCGACCCTGACGGCAAGAGCTTCGGCATCCACAGCCGCTACGCCGACGTGGGTATGGCCACCGAGGGAGCGACATTGGTCGCCCACAAGCTCCAGACGCTTTGGGCGGCCGATGCTGCGACAGAAGCGGCGGCTACCGCTGATCCGGCTGAACCCGAATCGCCCGAGCAGCTGTCGGCGCCCATCGCGGATGACATGCCGCCAGCTCATGCCGGAGTCTCGACGCCCGGGCCCATCGGACCGCTGCCCGGGCCCGCTCCGGCGGTATCGGTGTCACCGGACCAGTCCCATCTGGCGCCTTAA
- a CDS encoding lysophospholipid acyltransferase family protein encodes MLQATSEQLAPLSRMERFAFRFADIFNRRFGLFARFWNRTFMVVVLQITAARRIRAYGLERIAGLNGSDRVVMVANHRSFFDYFTVMHIIFQSTQLSSRILFPVRSAFFYDNPAGVAVNFLMSGMAMFPPVLRDPAKRTFNQYAVARIVSELQVPGRLVGFHPEGTRQRGGDPYQFLPVRPGVGEVIQRAGAGVKVLPIFVLGIDNDLLRETYRNWLRRDEYPVDVVFGDPVDAADLRWKTDDPEAHLAIANRCADMVAALGEYQRTHGRAVYRPD; translated from the coding sequence GTGCTCCAAGCCACGTCCGAGCAACTGGCTCCGCTGTCGCGCATGGAGCGCTTCGCCTTCCGCTTCGCGGACATCTTCAACCGTCGATTCGGACTGTTCGCGCGCTTCTGGAACCGCACATTCATGGTGGTGGTGCTGCAAATCACGGCAGCGCGTCGTATCCGCGCGTACGGCCTCGAGCGCATCGCGGGCCTCAACGGTTCCGATCGAGTGGTGATGGTGGCGAATCACCGGTCTTTCTTCGACTACTTCACCGTCATGCACATCATCTTCCAGTCGACTCAGCTGTCCAGCCGCATCCTGTTCCCGGTCCGGTCGGCGTTCTTCTACGACAACCCCGCCGGCGTCGCCGTCAACTTCCTGATGAGTGGCATGGCGATGTTTCCGCCTGTCCTGCGCGATCCCGCGAAGCGCACGTTCAACCAGTACGCCGTCGCGCGCATCGTCTCAGAACTCCAGGTGCCCGGCAGGCTGGTCGGCTTCCATCCCGAGGGCACGAGGCAGCGCGGCGGCGATCCGTACCAATTCCTGCCCGTGCGCCCCGGCGTCGGCGAAGTCATCCAACGCGCGGGGGCGGGAGTGAAGGTGTTGCCGATCTTCGTCCTCGGCATCGACAACGATCTCCTACGAGAGACGTACCGGAATTGGCTCCGCCGCGACGAGTACCCCGTCGATGTCGTGTTCGGCGATCCCGTGGATGCTGCCGACCTACGCTGGAAAACAGACGATCCCGAGGCACACCTTGCCATCGCGAACCGGTGTGCAGACATGGTCGCGGCGCTGGGCGAGTACCAGCGCACACACGGTCGAGCGGTCTATCGCCCGGATTGA
- a CDS encoding TetR/AcrR family transcriptional regulator: MNRGERARADILDAAERLIAERGIQVPLRDIAVAAGQRNNSAVNYHFRNRQDLIDAIVRRRLEPMERERAQMVDELEGDARDDVRAWLRIMVLPFVGVGSPYYARFLQAASMHLRADVDESQGPVWPRVLERLAKAIPTVDRAARARRVKAIATTMFTLLAERERAAQAGEDAATAEEIVAMLAAMLTAPMPADVASAGASSG; this comes from the coding sequence ATGAACCGTGGTGAACGCGCCAGGGCCGACATTCTGGACGCGGCCGAACGGCTGATCGCCGAGCGCGGCATCCAAGTGCCGTTGCGAGACATCGCGGTGGCGGCGGGGCAGCGAAACAACTCCGCGGTCAACTATCACTTCCGGAATCGCCAGGACCTCATCGATGCGATCGTTCGGCGCCGGCTCGAGCCGATGGAGCGGGAGCGCGCGCAGATGGTCGATGAGTTGGAGGGTGACGCCCGCGATGACGTCCGGGCGTGGTTGCGGATCATGGTGCTTCCATTCGTCGGCGTCGGCAGCCCGTACTACGCCAGGTTTCTGCAGGCGGCATCGATGCACCTGCGCGCCGACGTCGACGAGTCCCAGGGGCCGGTGTGGCCGAGGGTCCTCGAACGGCTGGCCAAGGCCATTCCGACCGTCGATCGTGCGGCGCGTGCGCGACGAGTCAAAGCAATTGCCACGACCATGTTCACCCTTCTTGCCGAGCGAGAGCGTGCGGCTCAGGCCGGTGAGGATGCCGCAACAGCAGAGGAGATCGTCGCCATGCTGGCCGCGATGCTGACTGCGCCGATGCCGGCGGATGTGGCAAGTGCGGGGGCCTCGTCGGGTTAG
- a CDS encoding Rieske 2Fe-2S domain-containing protein: MTPTHEIREIDAGTPMQRFARGWHCVGLAEDFRDGKPHGINAFGTRLVVFADSEGALKVLDGYCRHMGGDLSQGTIKGDEVACPFHDWRWGGDGKCKLVPYAKRTPRLARTRRWLTGEVNGQLLVWHDPEGSTPPAELFPPTIDGYDDGLWSPWSWNSIHIEGSHCREIVDNNVDMAHFFYIHHAYPTYFKNVIEGHTASQFMESKARPDYTKNYENLWEGTKLRSEATYFGPAYMINWLHNDVAPDFTIEVALINCHYPVTHNSFVLQWGVAVQAVPGLPADKATKLAAAMSRSFGEGFLQDVEIWKHKTRIENPLLTEEDGAVYQHRRWYEQFYVDAADVTPDMTDRFEIEVDTTHANEIWQGEVAQNLTALTPS; this comes from the coding sequence ATGACCCCGACGCACGAGATTCGTGAGATCGACGCGGGCACGCCCATGCAACGGTTCGCCCGCGGCTGGCACTGCGTCGGATTGGCCGAGGACTTCCGTGACGGAAAGCCTCACGGCATCAACGCATTCGGCACCCGTCTCGTCGTATTCGCGGATAGCGAAGGTGCACTCAAAGTTCTTGATGGCTACTGCAGGCACATGGGTGGCGACCTGTCGCAGGGCACCATCAAGGGCGATGAGGTGGCGTGCCCGTTCCACGACTGGCGCTGGGGCGGGGACGGAAAGTGCAAGCTGGTGCCGTACGCGAAGCGCACGCCGCGGCTGGCCCGGACCAGGCGCTGGCTGACGGGCGAGGTCAACGGCCAGCTGCTGGTCTGGCATGACCCCGAGGGTTCGACGCCGCCGGCGGAGCTCTTCCCGCCGACGATCGACGGCTACGACGACGGGTTGTGGTCGCCGTGGTCGTGGAATTCGATTCACATCGAAGGGTCGCACTGCCGCGAAATCGTCGACAACAACGTCGACATGGCGCACTTCTTCTACATCCACCACGCCTACCCCACGTACTTCAAGAACGTCATCGAGGGACACACGGCGTCGCAATTCATGGAATCCAAAGCTCGCCCGGACTACACCAAGAACTACGAGAATCTTTGGGAGGGAACCAAACTCCGTTCCGAGGCGACGTACTTCGGCCCGGCGTACATGATCAACTGGCTGCACAACGACGTCGCGCCGGACTTCACCATCGAGGTGGCGTTGATCAACTGCCACTACCCGGTGACACACAACTCGTTCGTGCTGCAGTGGGGTGTCGCCGTGCAGGCGGTGCCGGGACTACCCGCCGACAAAGCGACCAAACTGGCTGCGGCGATGAGCCGTTCATTCGGTGAGGGCTTTCTCCAGGATGTCGAAATCTGGAAGCACAAGACGCGCATCGAGAACCCGCTGCTGACCGAAGAGGACGGCGCGGTGTATCAGCACCGGCGGTGGTACGAGCAGTTCTACGTCGACGCGGCCGACGTGACACCCGACATGACCGACCGCTTCGAGATCGAGGTGGACACCACGCATGCCAACGAAATTTGGCAGGGCGAGGTAGCCCAGAACCTCACCGCTTTGACGCCGAGCTGA
- a CDS encoding nitroreductase family deazaflavin-dependent oxidoreductase, with amino-acid sequence MTDEAKLSPTDWVREQTERILEQGTTDGVEILDRPVVLFTTTGAKTGAKRYVPLMRVEEGGKYAMVASKGGDPKHPFWYFNVKAHPEVTVQDGDKVSTMTARELEGAEREHWWKLAVEAYPPYAEYQTKTSRQIPVFVVE; translated from the coding sequence GTGACCGATGAAGCGAAGCTGAGCCCCACCGATTGGGTGCGCGAACAGACCGAACGCATTCTGGAGCAGGGCACCACCGATGGCGTCGAGATCCTCGACCGCCCGGTCGTCCTGTTCACCACGACTGGAGCGAAGACCGGCGCCAAGCGCTATGTGCCGCTGATGCGTGTCGAAGAGGGTGGCAAGTACGCCATGGTCGCGTCGAAGGGTGGCGATCCGAAACACCCGTTCTGGTACTTCAACGTCAAGGCGCACCCTGAGGTGACGGTCCAGGACGGCGACAAGGTTTCGACGATGACCGCACGCGAACTCGAGGGTGCCGAACGCGAGCACTGGTGGAAGCTGGCCGTCGAGGCCTACCCGCCGTACGCCGAATACCAGACCAAGACGTCGCGGCAGATCCCGGTTTTCGTCGTCGAGTGA
- a CDS encoding M28 family peptidase — translation MVNRGRRAFVVGAAITTLVAVGGCGRGQGEVAPASSAAEYAQDLQSKVTLDATMVHLEELQKIADANGGTRVAGSPGYDASVEYVAKMLRDKGFDVDTPEFAMTVFSVDKESLSVNGKPFEAHAIEYSGASPAGGATGRFVVVSGDGHLGCEARDYNDLDVTGAVVMVDRGDCELADKAGVATERGAVALVIANDVEEKEFSGVMDESDEIKIPVLSVNKADGDKLRSQSGTATAIADAKVEQIKTRNVIAQTKTGATDNVVMVGAHLDSVKEGPGINDNGTGVATVLETALQMGPSPEVANAVRFGFWGGEEQGLFGSYDYVRSLDVEALKDIALYLNFDMMASPNTCYFTSDADGSLPPDLELGFDQLIPEGSPGIERTLDDIVESAGKTPQDLPFDGRSDYDGFMLAGIPAGNFDTGSDTIKSPEQVELWGGTADQQCDPNYHTAEDTIENIDRDVLALSGGVIAHVVGLYAQDEGGRNGVPARDDRTRHPLPDEE, via the coding sequence ATGGTCAATCGGGGGCGACGTGCGTTCGTGGTGGGTGCGGCAATCACGACACTGGTTGCCGTCGGTGGCTGCGGGCGCGGTCAAGGGGAAGTGGCGCCGGCGAGCAGCGCGGCCGAGTACGCACAAGATCTCCAGTCGAAGGTCACCCTGGATGCCACGATGGTGCATCTGGAGGAACTCCAGAAGATTGCCGATGCCAACGGCGGCACCCGCGTCGCCGGTTCCCCCGGCTATGACGCCAGTGTCGAGTATGTGGCTAAGATGCTGCGCGACAAGGGGTTCGACGTCGACACACCTGAGTTTGCGATGACCGTCTTCTCCGTAGACAAGGAGTCGCTGAGCGTCAACGGGAAACCCTTCGAGGCGCACGCCATCGAATACAGCGGCGCCAGTCCTGCAGGGGGCGCTACGGGACGATTTGTGGTGGTCTCCGGGGACGGACACCTGGGATGTGAAGCCAGGGACTACAACGACCTGGACGTCACAGGTGCGGTCGTGATGGTGGACAGGGGCGACTGCGAACTGGCCGACAAGGCCGGCGTAGCGACCGAACGTGGGGCCGTCGCACTCGTCATCGCGAACGACGTCGAAGAGAAGGAGTTCAGCGGTGTCATGGACGAGAGCGATGAGATCAAGATTCCGGTGCTGAGCGTGAACAAAGCCGACGGCGACAAACTCCGATCCCAAAGCGGGACAGCGACCGCCATCGCCGACGCCAAAGTCGAGCAGATCAAGACACGCAACGTAATCGCCCAGACCAAGACCGGAGCCACGGACAACGTGGTCATGGTCGGTGCACACCTGGACAGCGTCAAAGAGGGCCCGGGCATCAACGACAACGGAACAGGCGTGGCCACGGTGCTGGAGACGGCGCTGCAGATGGGCCCGTCGCCAGAAGTGGCGAACGCGGTGCGATTCGGGTTCTGGGGAGGCGAGGAACAAGGGCTGTTCGGGTCATACGACTATGTCCGATCACTAGACGTTGAAGCACTGAAAGACATTGCGCTGTACCTGAACTTCGACATGATGGCCTCACCCAACACGTGCTACTTCACCTCCGACGCTGACGGGTCCCTGCCGCCGGACCTCGAGCTCGGCTTCGATCAGCTGATCCCCGAGGGCTCACCCGGGATAGAACGCACCCTGGACGACATCGTCGAGAGCGCAGGCAAGACGCCGCAGGATCTGCCGTTCGACGGCCGCAGCGATTACGACGGGTTCATGCTGGCGGGGATTCCGGCAGGCAACTTCGACACCGGCTCCGACACCATCAAGTCGCCAGAGCAGGTTGAACTGTGGGGAGGTACCGCCGATCAGCAGTGCGACCCGAATTACCACACCGCCGAGGACACGATCGAGAACATCGACCGTGACGTGCTGGCGCTCAGCGGCGGGGTGATCGCCCATGTCGTCGGTCTCTACGCCCAAGACGAAGGCGGGCGCAACGGAGTCCCGGCTCGCGACGACCGCACCCGCCACCCCTTGCCCGACGAAGAGTAG
- a CDS encoding acyl-CoA synthetase → MADVLSGIRQRLQHVSEAGRAAKRLIDTGIIDLTDLRGGAETAKLARVYGPQATMAIQGGRKYANLPAVVDERGTLTYKQVDDQSWALAHGLRRLGVSAGSVVGVLCRDHRGLVITMAACGKVGARMVLMNTGFAKPQFAEVCEREHVTVVLHDSEFLGLLDALPPDLPRVLTWVDDGADVPAGAQMLDDIVAANSTAPLPPPSKAGGSVILTSGTTGLPKGAPREAVSPLATAQIVDRIPFPRKGTMVIVSPIFHSTGWATYTVGAALGNKVVTARRFKAENTLKLIADHRADMLVAVPTMLHRMVELPPDVIAKYDTSSLKVILIAGSALSPDLSNRVQDTFGDVLYNMYGSTECAIATVATPAELRAAPGTAGRAPVTCEVVLYDEHDRRVEGANRRGRIFIRNGAPFSGYTDGRNKQILDGYMSSGDMGHFTESGLLFVDGRDDDMIVSGGENVFPQEVENLLEERDDIAEVAVVGVDDVEFGKRLRAFIVSEPGAELDGTEVKQYVKDNLARHKVPRDVVFIDELPRNATGKLLRRVLVNMDIEA, encoded by the coding sequence ATGGCTGATGTGCTGAGCGGCATTCGGCAGAGGTTGCAGCACGTGTCCGAGGCGGGAAGGGCGGCCAAACGGCTCATCGACACCGGAATCATCGACCTCACGGACCTTCGCGGCGGCGCTGAGACCGCCAAGCTCGCTCGCGTCTACGGCCCGCAGGCCACGATGGCCATCCAGGGTGGACGCAAGTACGCGAACCTGCCGGCGGTTGTCGACGAGCGCGGGACGCTGACCTATAAGCAGGTCGACGATCAGTCCTGGGCCCTGGCGCACGGGTTACGGAGACTCGGCGTCTCCGCGGGCTCGGTCGTCGGCGTGCTGTGCCGCGACCACCGAGGGCTCGTCATCACCATGGCCGCGTGCGGCAAGGTCGGCGCTCGGATGGTGCTGATGAACACCGGCTTCGCCAAGCCCCAGTTCGCCGAGGTGTGCGAACGCGAGCATGTGACCGTTGTGCTGCACGACAGTGAGTTCCTCGGTCTGCTCGACGCGCTTCCCCCCGATCTGCCGCGTGTGCTGACGTGGGTGGACGACGGTGCAGACGTGCCCGCCGGGGCGCAGATGCTCGACGACATCGTCGCGGCGAACTCCACGGCCCCGCTGCCTCCGCCGAGTAAGGCGGGCGGGTCGGTGATCCTCACCAGCGGGACGACCGGCCTGCCCAAGGGTGCGCCTCGTGAGGCGGTCTCCCCGCTTGCGACCGCCCAGATCGTCGACCGAATCCCGTTCCCGCGCAAGGGAACCATGGTCATCGTGTCGCCCATCTTCCACAGCACCGGATGGGCCACCTACACCGTCGGTGCGGCCCTGGGCAACAAAGTCGTGACAGCCCGACGCTTCAAGGCGGAGAACACGTTGAAGCTCATCGCCGACCACAGGGCCGACATGCTCGTCGCGGTCCCGACGATGCTGCACCGGATGGTCGAGCTACCGCCCGACGTCATCGCCAAGTACGACACGTCATCGTTGAAGGTGATCCTGATCGCCGGGTCGGCGTTGAGCCCCGACCTGTCCAACCGCGTCCAGGACACCTTCGGCGACGTGCTGTACAACATGTACGGCTCCACCGAATGTGCCATCGCCACGGTCGCAACCCCTGCCGAACTGCGCGCGGCCCCCGGCACCGCGGGCCGCGCTCCAGTGACCTGTGAGGTGGTGCTGTATGACGAGCACGACCGACGGGTCGAGGGTGCCAATCGCCGCGGCCGGATCTTCATCCGCAACGGTGCGCCGTTCTCCGGATACACCGATGGTCGCAACAAGCAGATCCTCGACGGCTACATGTCAAGCGGCGACATGGGTCATTTCACCGAGAGCGGGCTGCTGTTCGTGGACGGCCGCGACGACGACATGATCGTGTCCGGCGGCGAGAACGTCTTCCCGCAGGAAGTCGAGAATCTGCTGGAGGAGCGCGACGACATCGCCGAGGTGGCCGTGGTCGGGGTCGATGACGTGGAGTTCGGAAAGCGGTTGCGCGCCTTCATTGTTTCCGAGCCCGGCGCCGAGCTGGACGGCACAGAGGTCAAGCAGTATGTGAAGGACAACCTGGCGCGGCACAAGGTGCCCCGCGACGTGGTCTTCATCGACGAGCTACCCCGCAACGCCACCGGGAAGCTGCTGCGCAGGGTGTTGGTCAACATGGATATCGAGGCCTGA